The Magnolia sinica isolate HGM2019 chromosome 9, MsV1, whole genome shotgun sequence genome contains a region encoding:
- the LOC131254761 gene encoding uncharacterized protein LOC131254761 isoform X2: MSEKERAFWKREFGNYGLENAGSSINSSSSYATSNLSHCSSISEKESEADERISGLNRVGKESDMALETMPVVPYLGNETSMTVGSTHSHEKAIVCGASHEGKVGSRLDEVKRLSRRLELLEEDTQLLKKVFVQKVEERHELLNEISQNLQAIQEHLTLSNIKDKSLKINSIINAIKRDHCAGVHNRSDAH, translated from the coding sequence ATGAGTGAAAAAGAAAGAGCATTTTGGAAGAGAGAGTTTGGCAATTATGGTTTAGAAAACGCAGGGAGCTCCATTAATTCATCATCTTCTTATGCCACCAGCAACTTGTCACATTGTTCAAGCATTAGCGAGAAAGAATCTGAAGCAGATGAGAGAATTTCAGGTCTGAATCGGGTGGGGAAAGAGTCGGACATGGCTTTAGAAACCATGCCTGTTGTTCCTTATTTGGGAAATGAGACAAGCATGACTGTGGGGAGCACTCATTCTCATGAGAAGGCTATTGTCTGTGGTGCTTCCCATGAAGGTAAGGTAGGATCACGGCTTGATGAGGTCAAACGACTCAGTAGGAGATTGGAGCTTCTAGAAGAGGATACCCAACTTTTGAAGAAGGTTTTTGTTCAGAAGGTGGAAGAGAGACATGAGTTGTTGAACGAGATctctcaaaatctccaagcaatACAGGAACATTTAACACTTTCAAATATCAAAGACAAATCACTCAAGATTAATTCAATCATTAACGCTATAAAG
- the LOC131254761 gene encoding uncharacterized protein LOC131254761 isoform X3 has product MSEKERAFWKREFGNYGLENAGSSINSSSSYATSNLSHCSSISEKESEADERISGLNRVGKESDMALETMPVVPYLGNETSMTVGSTHSHEKAIVCGASHEGKVGSRLDEVKRLSRRLELLEEDTQLLKKVFVQKVEERHELLNEISQNLQAIQEHLTLSNIKDKSLKINSIINAIKLWWNI; this is encoded by the coding sequence ATGAGTGAAAAAGAAAGAGCATTTTGGAAGAGAGAGTTTGGCAATTATGGTTTAGAAAACGCAGGGAGCTCCATTAATTCATCATCTTCTTATGCCACCAGCAACTTGTCACATTGTTCAAGCATTAGCGAGAAAGAATCTGAAGCAGATGAGAGAATTTCAGGTCTGAATCGGGTGGGGAAAGAGTCGGACATGGCTTTAGAAACCATGCCTGTTGTTCCTTATTTGGGAAATGAGACAAGCATGACTGTGGGGAGCACTCATTCTCATGAGAAGGCTATTGTCTGTGGTGCTTCCCATGAAGGTAAGGTAGGATCACGGCTTGATGAGGTCAAACGACTCAGTAGGAGATTGGAGCTTCTAGAAGAGGATACCCAACTTTTGAAGAAGGTTTTTGTTCAGAAGGTGGAAGAGAGACATGAGTTGTTGAACGAGATctctcaaaatctccaagcaatACAGGAACATTTAACACTTTCAAATATCAAAGACAAATCACTCAAGATTAATTCAATCATTAACGCTATAAAG